One window of the Streptomyces asoensis genome contains the following:
- a CDS encoding acyltransferase family protein yields the protein MTDPPEPASTAGARPSARPRRTELDVLRALVVVGLVFFHAALVFSPDDDFYVKNRDTTDVVTVVAGLGVVWAMPMLFLVAGLGARYSIGRRGPGGFARERLMRLGVPLVLATPTIVPVPQWLRLRAADPGYDEPYGRFWLHFFDVRPDLGDFPFVLRGEHFETGHLWFVVLLLAYCLLLAPVAGPLASGAPRIGDAVARRPGLLLLPALPLAAIDCLLGMEESYAGWNRWAYLVFFVHGYALSGDDRIRAATRRVAVPVGLLGLALFAATAPGFMGADDPFTDRTPLALLTRALFGAAGWAWVVAILGLLDRPRPHRRPPGRVLGYLAVAALPLYVLHQPVVVAFAYGVVGWSAPIIVKYAVIVIASLTVILLVYEYGVRRTRVTRFLFGLRGTPPSTSAR from the coding sequence ATGACCGACCCACCGGAGCCCGCGTCCACCGCCGGGGCCAGGCCGAGCGCGCGGCCCCGGCGGACCGAACTGGACGTCCTGCGTGCCCTCGTGGTCGTGGGCCTGGTGTTCTTCCACGCCGCCCTGGTCTTCTCCCCGGACGACGACTTCTACGTCAAGAACCGCGACACGACCGATGTCGTCACCGTCGTCGCGGGGCTCGGGGTGGTGTGGGCGATGCCGATGCTCTTCCTCGTGGCCGGTCTCGGCGCCCGCTACTCGATCGGCCGGCGCGGCCCGGGCGGATTCGCCCGCGAACGCCTGATGCGCCTCGGCGTCCCCCTGGTCCTCGCGACGCCGACCATCGTCCCCGTCCCGCAGTGGCTGCGGCTGCGCGCCGCCGACCCCGGCTACGACGAGCCGTACGGGCGCTTCTGGCTGCACTTCTTCGACGTCCGCCCCGACCTCGGCGACTTCCCCTTCGTCCTGCGAGGGGAGCACTTCGAGACCGGCCACCTGTGGTTCGTGGTCCTCCTGCTCGCCTACTGCCTGCTCCTCGCCCCGGTCGCGGGCCCGCTGGCCTCCGGTGCGCCGCGGATCGGCGACGCGGTGGCGCGGCGGCCGGGCCTGCTGCTCCTGCCCGCCCTTCCGCTCGCCGCGATCGACTGTCTCCTGGGCATGGAGGAGAGCTACGCCGGCTGGAACCGCTGGGCGTACCTGGTGTTCTTCGTCCACGGTTACGCGTTGTCCGGCGACGACCGGATCCGGGCCGCGACGCGTCGCGTGGCCGTGCCGGTCGGCCTGCTCGGACTGGCGCTGTTCGCGGCGACCGCGCCCGGGTTCATGGGCGCGGACGACCCGTTCACCGACCGGACCCCGCTCGCGCTGCTCACCCGGGCGCTGTTCGGCGCGGCGGGCTGGGCCTGGGTGGTGGCGATCCTGGGGCTGCTGGACCGGCCCCGCCCGCACCGGCGGCCGCCCGGCCGGGTGCTGGGGTACCTCGCGGTCGCCGCGCTGCCGTTGTACGTGCTCCACCAGCCGGTGGTCGTCGCCTTCGCCTACGGCGTGGTCGGCTGGTCGGCGCCGATCATCGTCAAGTACGCGGTGATCGTGATCGCTTCGCTGACGGTGATCCTGCTGGTGTACGAGTACGGGGTGCGCCGGACGCGGGTGACGAGATTCCTGTTCGGCCTGCGTGGAACCCCACCGTCCACATCCGCCCGGTGA
- a CDS encoding alpha-ketoglutarate-dependent dioxygenase AlkB, with product MTAHHLQGSLFDQTDELRLGSLDGIRRTTLGAGAWIDVLPGWLTGSDALFEQLASEVPWRAERRKMYDNVIDVPRLLAFYGAGEELPHPVLTQARRALSAHYAEELGEPFVTAGLCHYRDGRDSVAWHGDRIGRGAREDTMVAILSVGSPRDLLLRPARGGETVRRPLGHGDLIVMGGSCQRTWEHCVPKSARAAGPRISVQFRPCGVR from the coding sequence ATGACCGCGCACCACCTCCAGGGCTCCCTCTTCGACCAGACCGACGAACTGCGCCTCGGCTCCCTCGACGGGATCCGCCGGACCACGCTCGGCGCGGGCGCCTGGATCGATGTGCTGCCGGGCTGGCTCACCGGCTCGGACGCCCTGTTCGAACAGCTGGCGAGCGAGGTTCCGTGGCGTGCCGAGCGCCGGAAGATGTACGACAACGTCATCGACGTACCGCGCCTGCTGGCGTTCTACGGAGCCGGCGAGGAGCTGCCCCACCCGGTGCTGACCCAGGCACGACGGGCACTGTCCGCGCACTACGCCGAGGAGCTGGGCGAGCCCTTCGTCACCGCCGGCCTGTGCCACTACCGCGACGGCCGGGACAGCGTCGCCTGGCACGGCGACCGGATCGGCCGCGGCGCCCGGGAGGACACCATGGTCGCGATCCTCTCCGTGGGCTCCCCGCGCGACCTGCTGCTGCGCCCGGCACGCGGGGGCGAGACGGTACGGCGCCCGCTGGGACACGGCGACCTGATCGTGATGGGCGGCTCCTGCCAGCGGACCTGGGAGCACTGCGTCCCCAAGTCCGCCCGCGCCGCCGGGCCGCGCATCAGCGTCCAGTTCCGCCCGTGCGGGGTGCGCTGA